The DNA segment AAAAATACATCCTGACCAGAAATAAGTTTTTCAATAACGTAGGAACCACCAATTCCATCTTCCTGAGTTGCTCCCAAAAATCCATCAACAGCGGCAAGACCTCCATGAACAGTGACTCCATCTAACTTTATTTCTTCCATTCTCATAGGTGGTGTTGTGTGGCCAAAATTGAAGAAAACACCAGATGAACACATTGGTGAAAAGGTTCCAGTGGTTACTACGTCAACGTTTTCGTATACGTACTTTACCCCCTTTTCTTTAGAAAGGTTTACAGCTTCTTCTGCTGTTAAAACCACCACTTTTCCTTTTTTTATTTTTTCGTTGATTTCTTCAAAAGTTCTCATATAACCCCCTCCCTTGCAAATAGGATATTGTGTATAACATTTAGAATGTTTTTAAGGTTTTTATTTTCTACCAGAAGAATTAAAAAATTTTTCCCGTCTTTGAGTAACCAAAAGTTAAAATTGTGAAAATAGAGACTATTTAAGATAAGAAGTTTTTTTCCAATGTCTAAATCTCCTCCTACTAGTATAAGTGACAAGTTTTCTTTTATACTTATTGATGAGAAGTTATCTTTTATACTTTCAAACTTATCTTTTTCTATTATTACGTTTGCGTTGTTTTGAAATATGTCCATGTACTTAGCATTTTTGGGTATTTTTTTCAACTTTCCATTTACAAATAAGAGATCTTCTAAAAAACTGATTGATAAAACTCCAACATTAGTTTCATTTCCTATGATAGTGGACCCACTTTTGTCTATTCCCTTTATTATTATTGGGATATTTTTAGATTTTGCAGGAGCAATTGCCTTATATTGGATGATCTTTGCTCCAAAATATGCAAGAAGCTCTGCTATTTCATATGAAATTTTTGTAATTGGGAAAGGATTTTTAACAAGTTTAGGATCACAAGTGAATAGTTGACTTACATCTTTATATAGAGTTACATTTTCGGCGTCTAATATATTTGCCAAAGTTGTTGCTGTATAGTCACTTCCACCTCGTCCAAGAG comes from the Thermosipho japonicus genome and includes:
- a CDS encoding aspartate kinase → MKVIKLGGSIFKDKDSFFKVLPLLDQDNLVIVVSAPYGVTDLLLNNQINKELLENIYQRLSSLTGFESEELKERVYEILNETDYEKIISHGERCNSLALKLFLEKKGFNVEEKLPEEIELNLTKNGKKLELKRSIKSYFKEKKIYIVPGFYAIHNGKIKTLGRGGSDYTATTLANILDAENVTLYKDVSQLFTCDPKLVKNPFPITKISYEIAELLAYFGAKIIQYKAIAPAKSKNIPIIIKGIDKSGSTIIGNETNVGVLSISFLEDLLFVNGKLKKIPKNAKYMDIFQNNANVIIEKDKFESIKDNFSSISIKENLSLILVGGDLDIGKKLLILNSLYFHNFNFWLLKDGKNFLILLVENKNLKNILNVIHNILFAREGVI